The following are encoded in a window of Sphaerisporangium siamense genomic DNA:
- a CDS encoding nucleotidyltransferase family protein: MVTDTNAVRQAVILAGGQATRLRPYTDDRPKAMIPVAERTILEWQLDWLAAQGIEHVVVSCGYRADVLQDHLSGHSYPMKIEVAVESEPLGRGGALRFAADHLPGRGHRWLALNGDVLTRFPLEEIVERHVTAAAMATIALAQYRTTWGIATLDDHDRIVGFVQSPRLPYWINGGIYVFEPDVIPLLPEKGDHEDTTFPQLAVDKRLAAYKINGYWRGVDTIKDVNEATEEVSRLGW, encoded by the coding sequence ATGGTTACCGACACGAACGCAGTACGACAGGCCGTCATCCTGGCCGGTGGCCAGGCGACCCGGCTGCGGCCCTACACCGACGACCGCCCGAAGGCGATGATCCCCGTCGCCGAACGGACGATCTTGGAATGGCAGCTGGACTGGCTCGCCGCGCAGGGCATCGAGCATGTGGTGGTGTCGTGCGGCTACCGGGCCGACGTCCTCCAGGACCACCTCAGCGGCCACTCCTACCCCATGAAGATCGAGGTGGCCGTCGAGTCGGAACCCCTCGGCCGGGGCGGGGCCCTGCGGTTTGCCGCGGACCACCTGCCGGGCCGCGGTCACCGGTGGCTGGCCCTCAACGGCGACGTGCTCACCCGTTTCCCGCTGGAGGAGATCGTGGAGCGGCACGTCACCGCCGCGGCGATGGCCACCATCGCCCTCGCCCAGTACCGGACCACCTGGGGCATCGCGACCCTGGACGACCATGACCGCATCGTCGGGTTCGTCCAGTCGCCGCGTCTGCCGTACTGGATCAACGGCGGCATCTACGTCTTCGAACCCGACGTGATCCCGCTGCTGCCGGAGAAGGGCGACCACGAGGACACCACGTTCCCCCAGCTCGCGGTCGACAAGCGGCTCGCCGCCTACAAGATCAACGGCTACTGGCGGGGCGTGGACACGATCAAGGACGTCAACGAGGCAACCGAGGAGGTCAGCCGGCTGGGCTGGTGA